CCCCAGCCTCGGCCGCACCCCGCCCACATCAATCATCCACAACCCCTCATCCCCATCCATCACATGATTCGACGCCTTGTGATCCCGGTTCCACCACCCCGCCGCCAGCAGACCACCCGCCAGCCGCCCCAGACCCATCATCAACCGCTCCATCGCCTCAACACTCAACCCACCCCTCGAAACCACCCGCTGCACCGAATCCCCCACCCATCGCGTCATCAGCCACCCCCGCCCCCCTTCCATACCCAACCCCACCACCGGCACCACCGCAATCCCCGCCCTCACCAGCCGCCTCGCACCCCTCGCCTCCCGCTGCGCCGGATGAACCCCAAGCCCCCACGCCAGCCGCTGCCGCACCACCTCGTGCTCAAACCGCTTGACCACCCACCCCACCCCCTCACCATCCCGCGCCAACCAAACCCGACTCCGCCCATCCGCCTTGAACACCACCTCCTCCTGGCAGGACCAACCAGGAAGCCGACGAAAGATTCGAGATGCATCCTTAGCCATGGCCCCTATCATGCCACGAGTCGGATGCTTAGTCGCGCTAGGAGCCTTCGTATGTGGGTTTTCTCCGCAGGGATGCCTCGATCAGGCTCCACCCTGCAGTTCCAGATCACCGCTGAACTCATCGAGTCCGCTGGGCTCGGTCGCAGGCTGGAGTACGCACGGACCGCCGAGTTCCCAACCATCAGAGACCAACACCACAACGAGCATCAGCACCTCGTCTTCAAAACCCACCACTGCTCCCAGGACATTGAAGCCCAGTTTGCCGCCGGCAACGCCAAAGCCGTCTACACCTTTCGTGACCTCCGAGATGTCTACGCCTCACGCATGCGCATGCGTGAAGACACCTTCAAGACCGTCTGGAACGAAAACTTCCTCGACAAATGCCTCAAAGACGACGCCTGGTGGCGATCCCTTTCCCCCGTCTACATCACCCGTTACGAAGATATGATCAATGATCTCCCCCGCGAGATCAGCCGACTCGCAACCTTCTTCAACATCGATATCACAGACGATCGTTGCACCGAGATCGCCGATCGCTACAGCTTCGATAAGCAAAAACAACGCATCGAACACCAGCGGGCCCAGCATGACGACAACTTCGACCCCAAGATGCTCCTGCACGGCAACCACCTCACCGCCAAACCCGGCTCCGGCTGGTCCGACACCCTGACCGATGAACAGGCCGCAAAGATCGAACTCAAAACCACAGACTGGCTCACCCAACACGGCTACCCCATCCTCAACCCCAGCCCCTCGCTCACCCAGCGGCTACGGCTGATGTTCACCCGATGACCACCCCAAAACGCATCCTCTCCGTCACCCGCAAGCCCGATGCCGCCAGCTACGAGCAGCGGGTTCTCCGCTGCCTCCCCGCACTCCGTAATCGCGGACACGCCATCGACCTCACCGTTATCCCCGAAGGGCGACTCGCCCAAACCCGATTCTTCACCTCATTCCGCCACTACGACATCATCTGGTGGCAACGCCACCTCGCCATGCCCTACGACCTCCCAATCATCGCAGCCTTTGCCAAGCGACTCGTCTTCGACTTCGACGACCCACTTACCTACAGCGCCCGCTTAGGCGGGTCACCAAGCTGGTCCCGACGCACCCGCTTCGCATGGATGCTCCGCACCTGCGACGCCGTCACCACAGCCAGCGAACACCTCGCCCAATCAGCACAACCCTTCTGCAAACAAGTCGAAGTCGTGCCCATGCCCGTTGATCTTCCCGACAACCCACCACCACTCGACAGCCGCAACGCGACAACCACCCGGCCCGGAGAAGTCACCCTCCTCTGGCTCGGCTCCCAAGCCACTCAGCCCTACCTCGAACTCATCCGCCCCATCCTCGAAAGCCTGGATCATCGTTTCACCCTCCGACTTG
This Phycisphaeraceae bacterium DNA region includes the following protein-coding sequences:
- a CDS encoding lipopolysaccharide kinase InaA family protein, which translates into the protein MAKDASRIFRRLPGWSCQEEVVFKADGRSRVWLARDGEGVGWVVKRFEHEVVRQRLAWGLGVHPAQREARGARRLVRAGIAVVPVVGLGMEGGRGWLMTRWVGDSVQRVVSRGGLSVEAMERLMMGLGRLAGGLLAAGWWNRDHKASNHVMDGDEGLWMIDVGGVRPRLGRERRPVLAMAGMLEETLEADLGRGLTERERAMFLSGLGEVDPGAIAVLRGRWGTL
- a CDS encoding sulfotransferase domain-containing protein, with protein sequence MWVFSAGMPRSGSTLQFQITAELIESAGLGRRLEYARTAEFPTIRDQHHNEHQHLVFKTHHCSQDIEAQFAAGNAKAVYTFRDLRDVYASRMRMREDTFKTVWNENFLDKCLKDDAWWRSLSPVYITRYEDMINDLPREISRLATFFNIDITDDRCTEIADRYSFDKQKQRIEHQRAQHDDNFDPKMLLHGNHLTAKPGSGWSDTLTDEQAAKIELKTTDWLTQHGYPILNPSPSLTQRLRLMFTR
- a CDS encoding glycosyltransferase, with the protein product MTTPKRILSVTRKPDAASYEQRVLRCLPALRNRGHAIDLTVIPEGRLAQTRFFTSFRHYDIIWWQRHLAMPYDLPIIAAFAKRLVFDFDDPLTYSARLGGSPSWSRRTRFAWMLRTCDAVTTASEHLAQSAQPFCKQVEVVPMPVDLPDNPPPLDSRNATTTRPGEVTLLWLGSQATQPYLELIRPILESLDHRFTLRLVAHQPMTFANLNIDFRPWSFQQQEQALREAHIGLCPMPDTPWTRGKCPYKVLQYMAYAMPWIGSAVGENLNVAGVSEPGQGPRGWCAQTVDDWMNAIHQLAINPNLASTIAAKARSHIAERYDRTRLIAKLEHMLVG